One Sparus aurata chromosome 23, fSpaAur1.1, whole genome shotgun sequence genomic window, aaccttttttttaaactactaAAATtatttaagcacatttttaGCATTTCCTGAGAGATTGGAGCATCACTACCGTCAAATGGCATCTGCTGTAGGTCAGACTCAGCACATGtggaataaacaaacacatttttatcgtTATAATAACCAGCCACATCTCCAGCACTGTCATCACAGAACTATGTTCATAAAACATTATATTGTGTCAGAAGTCAGCCTTCAGCGGTGAAGAGCAGCTCTACCTGAAGATCTACAAGGTTGTTACAGTGTGAACACGTGTGACGAGGGTGGAGGTTGGAGAGGCGGTTCAGGAGAGTGGCCTCTTCGTTATGTCCTGTTCTGTCAGGTAGTAGTTCAGGTATCCTCCCACAGCGCCAACAGCCACACCCGTCGTGTGACTGGAACAGCCGTctgagacaggaagacagagtgAGGAACAACAAAATACTAAAACCACAGTCATAAAATGCTCCACAAGTCACTCTTTCATTTATGAAGTCAGCTTTCTTTAATGAATACAACAGCTCGCATCTTCTCTGCTCACATCTAACAATGTGGGAAGGTCGAGGAATCGATGGGGTACAAACTGAGAAACTGAGAAGACgacgatgactctgagcagagGACGCCTCATCAGATCCGTCACAAACTGACCTGGAAGtattttctccctcctcttcactctcctgtgaggctgcagctccttcagcagctCGTCTCCGATGATCTGAGAGATGATGCTCTctgagaaaacagaagaaaaaaaaaatcagctgacGGTTTTGTGGGTGAGCAGTTGATccacaattcatgaaaaaacagaatataaacTACAGAATAACTGGTTGGTGGAGCCAAACAATGCTAAGGTGGTAATTTAAACTGTTATTGATGATTATTATCGTGCTGTTCAAACACTCACTGTCTCTCCCAAAGCAGCCCACTTCCTCATCCTGCCGCCGGAGGATTtgctgcagccaatcagcttTGTAGAAGTCGGAGAAACCGGCCATTCCACACATCAGGACTGTTGATGGAGAGCAGAGGAACGCaggtcaaaaaacattttagaagtCCTTCATTTTTCGACATTGTTCGGTATTCTGTATCTTAAATCAGAATGTTTTGATGGTGCAGAGCTCAGTAGTCGAGATCCTGCCCCGAGCAGACACTCACTGTTTTCCATGAAGATATCAGCCATCTGATCGGTCAGACCGTCTTTGATGAGGTCCTGGTTGGCCTTCATCATGTTGGAGCAGAAGATCTTCTTGTAGCTGTGTTCGGTCATGTTGGCTCGGGACGCTCGGGTGTCTCCTTTCAGCAGGTTGGTGCAGCCTTTCTGAAGGAGACACAAGCAGTCGGCTGCTCAGTCGAGGCAACAAGGACAGCAGTGACTCTGCTGCATGTATAAAAGTAGTATGAAACATCTCTGTGGCTCCAGAAGGAGCTGCATGTAAAGTGGTAAGCTGCCTCCAGTGACATgagcattgtgggtaatgtaggcatcaaGGGCCAAATGTATAAAACTCTGTATACATTCAGGTGAAGAAATCTGTGTACACACAGAACAGGAGGACGTGTTCTCACCTGTCTTTTCCTCATAAATCATTCTGAATTTATTTCCATGTGCATGACTGTTCCCGATGATTTATTATAAATGGCTCTAAACACGCCCCTACCTTACCTAGTTTAGTTTTGAGGAGAAATGccagaagaagaagtgaaaaagATGAAAACGAGAGTTATTTGGAGGCTAAAGTTCTGGCATCAGCAACAAAATGAAGTAAATGAAATGGCAGAAAGTGACAGCGTGCAAGTTCTGAGCCACGGACTcgggaagaggaaaaagaaaaaggggtcTGATTTGAAGCGAGAAGCGAAGAGGTGAAGGTGCTCTCACTCCAGTTGATGAGCTTCATCATCATGGGCCAGAACATCAGTACGGTCCTGGAAAACCTCGCTCGAGCCTAAATTGCGATTTGGCGATGTCCTCGGGCAACACCAAATCAGCTGTTGTATCATGTGACACGTCGTAGTCACTACCCaataaaatctttatttatataaagtcatgttatttgtttatttacatgaaGTAAATTGTTCACATGTGCGTGGTTTATACATATGGCCccaagttttaaaaaataagaatatgtagaatatatatatatattttctgttcatctgtttTTAAACCTTCCATAACGAGTCCATCAGTGTAACAGGAGTGCActgcagaccagtggactgcttttcaaaggAGGAGTGATGATTCAACATCCATCTCACCATTTGGCCGATCATGAAGTAGAACAGCTGGTGGGACAGAGAGTAGTGAGGACAACCAAAGCGGGTCATGGTGTCCCGGCAGGCCTTGGTGACGATGCACGGCGTCCCGTTCGTCTTCCTgctcagaacacaaacacacggttCAGACAGAAATACTGAAAAAAGGAAGAGTTTCCCAAACTGTGCTCGTTTGTTTTtctaactttttgttttttcttgtgtttcttcgGCGCCtgctgggagacagagagatattTCAAAAGTTGATTCTGTGACTgataaactgaaattaaaagaaGCTTATtgagattttgttttgaaactgaAAACCTACAATGAGAtgaacagaaacagcagcaacctcacttttgactttttttgataAGTAAATTTCGTTTGTGGACTAAAAAACCCTCACGTCTTTTTCAGAGGATATTAACTGTGAatcaaaataaactttaaagagtgtttccttttttgctCCTGAGgacttgaaaatgtatttttagccTGAGTTGCATCTGCAGATCCTCTCAGGCTGCATGTGACCTCAgtgagctccaccaatcagaagAAAGGACGACCTGACAGGCAGTCTGAGGACACAGCTAcacagtcagaggagactcAAACTGAAACAGGATTATTTTCAGATCTTTCCCCTCTGTGAGTCTGGTTAAGATTAGTTAACTAAATAACTTAAGACAGCGACTCTGATGTGAACCTCCATCATCCCTCCTTCACTCAGATGTCTTGTGGTGAAATGAGTGTTTTGTtctcagtcagtgtgtgttggtACCAGGTTCCCAGCAGCAGGGTCAGACATTTGTCGCCGAGCTGCTCGTCGTAGCACTCGTTGGTCATGGTGGAGGAATACACCAGGCTGGGATCTGTGGACGTCCACGTCTGAGGAATCAAATAGAAACTCCACGACATCACCGGCTCAAACTCTGCATGACACAGAGGACAAGAAGGAcggaggaaatgtttttttacttataCGTGCAtcataaatactgtgaaagtgtCAAAACACACTGCTCGTATCCATAACTTCTGCGTTTAAACAAGCCGTCAGGACATCtgtaacactgtgatgtcaccatgATACTGTAACCCTCTCAGCCACGCCCCCAGCACGGCACAGCTGATGTGGAAACATGGTGGGCGGGGCCTGCTCAGGCCTgcgagagctgaccaatcagagcagacattGCATTGTGTTTCCACATGTACTGCTGAGCTTCAACGTCACGCACCGTGTCTCCTGAatctcacctgtctcacctggtTGTTAACTTGAGTTAaaggtttgttttcttttctcaccTCTGTAGTATTTGGGGTCGTTCTGCTGCACGGCAGTGGCGGCCTTCTCCAAGCTTTGATCGAGACGTTTGGCGAGAGCGACTGCGGTCGTTCTCTGAGCCCAGCTGACCGGGTCGCTGTGAGGCCACGTCCGAATCGCTTCCTTCAGTTCAGctgagacacaaaacagacgCAGAGAAGAATCAGGATCAGGAAGTCGGAGTTAAAACACTTTCTTCTTCGTGTGGGTGGACACATGGCCGAAATATAAAGTGACGATCAATATAATCACGATCTATAATCCTAATCACTCACCAAAGGAAGAACCAGCAGCCAAAAACTGTcttgtgttatttgttttctcAAGTTCAGGAGTTTATTTATGTCATTATCACAGAATAACAAGTGTAGTTTTCCTGACATGATgagataaatatgaaaaatgaatCCTTTGTCACAGAAAACAGGAGATTGTTTCCTCTTATTCCTCAAAGCTTAATGTCTATTATATGAGCAGCACCATGCCAGCATGCATACATGATGTCTTAACAAGTGCAGCAACTGATTAAAAGGTCCTACTTGTAAGAAAAGATGATTTTTGACCtttaaactgaaacatgtcagaTCATGGAGAACGTTTCACATCGTGTTGTTTGCAGCAGATATTGTGTAAACTGTTGAGATAACATGTTTCATGTAGGTAAAGAGGAAGTCTGTGTCATGCTTATCTCATGTTACTTTATCTTTTCATCTCTCTTAAGTaatctttgtcattttttgtaatttcctGCCTCATAATGATTTCAGAATAAAGTACACTGCTTCACAGACACTGATGCAAATGCTTAAAgacagcatgtaatctgcacaTTACCTAAAGTTACATGTACTTTACTTTACATGAGGAGGACGAAGAACTTGGatcttgtacttgagtaaaagtgatAATACAACAGTGTGGAAATACtttgttacaagtaaaagtcctgcaatCAAAAATGTACCTGAAAGTACAAAAGTAATACCATCAAATATATTCTTAAACTAccacaagtaaaagtactcattatgcagaataatatattatattattggattaaaagtattgattattcatgttttcattacttTAGCGTTGTAGCTggtaaatgtagtttaaatatCTACTGTACCTCAAAATATGactaagtaaatgtacttagttacagtacagtaattgagtacatttacttagttactttctaTTCGTTTGCTTTAGTGAATGTGTGTAACTACAGTGTTTGGATTAATATTACAACACTGTGTACTTTActcacatcttgtact contains:
- the c23h16orf89 gene encoding UPF0764 protein C16orf89 homolog, whose amino-acid sequence is MRALGLQLAAVLVLIAAVSGGSQAEVIDDILGSLSRAASFLERQHEQINLDGVLGYFMMQAELKEAIRTWPHSDPVSWAQRTTAVALAKRLDQSLEKAATAVQQNDPKYYREFEPVMSWSFYLIPQTWTSTDPSLVYSSTMTNECYDEQLGDKCLTLLLGTWKTNGTPCIVTKACRDTMTRFGCPHYSLSHQLFYFMIGQMKGCTNLLKGDTRASRANMTEHSYKKIFCSNMMKANQDLIKDGLTDQMADIFMENILMCGMAGFSDFYKADWLQQILRRQDEEVGCFGRDKSIISQIIGDELLKELQPHRRVKRREKILPDGCSSHTTGVAVGAVGGYLNYYLTEQDITKRPLS